The Neovison vison isolate M4711 chromosome 13, ASM_NN_V1, whole genome shotgun sequence genome includes a region encoding these proteins:
- the EXD1 gene encoding piRNA biogenesis protein EXD1 isoform X1 — MDPSSDYHFLNQILWRRVKLTLVSGVFEGVLQHVDPNKIVVLKKVKNVETGRSVPGVKMFFGHEILNVELLDEVEQGAMREKASSVSLNTERTRMDKGEDLNICESLSPSSEPPTTSLLSDLKFSPSEDEEVTYTVIDQFQQKFGAAMLHIKKQSVLSVAAEGANVCRHGKLCWLQVATNSRVYLFDIFLLGSRAFNNGLQMVLEDKRILKVIHDCRWLSDCLSHQYGILLNNVFDTQVADVLQFSMETGGFLPNCISSLQESLIRHLKVAPKYLSFLEERQKLIQENPEVWFTRPLSPSLLKILALEATYLLPLRLVLLDEMMSDLTTLVDGYLNTYREGSADRLGGTEPTCMELPEELLQLKDFQKQRRERAAREYRVNAQGLLIRTGICPKKSMTETVGKEGKGGVSLLCKNSTPDKTPGFTSHQDRNLLIEKSKNKQTLTESQHQPPMKEETSEDGVNKLICPEPEGLEDQGRIIQKEHGKIPKQEFQTSLSLKEEIEQLLMLENKDDLKCTKQDFSVSPSLPQETRVSPSDTFHPFRKAVLPTLPPCPALEKTDSWINFSPNLS; from the exons ATGGATCCTAGCAGTGACTACCATTTCCTCAATCAGATTTTGTGGAGAAGGGTGAAACTCACTTTGGTTTCTGGCGTATTTGAGGGAGTTCTCCAGCATGTGGATCCTAACAAGATTGTTGTCCTGAAGAAAG TGAAGAATGTGGAGACTGGTCGAAGTGTTCCAGGAGTGAAGATGTTTTTTGGGCATGAGATTCTGAACG TGGAACTGCTGGACGAAGTGGAACAAGGTGCGATGAGAGAAAAGGCATCTTCTGTCAG TCTAAATACAGAAAGAACCAGGATGGATAAAGGTGAAGACCTGAACATATGtgagtctctttctccttcctctgagcCGCCAACCACCTCTCTGCTGAGTGACCTCAAGTTCAGCCCATCAG AGGACGAGGAGGTAACATACACAGTCATTGATCAGTTCCAGCAGAAGTTTGGTGCTGCA ATGCTCCACATTAAGAAGCAGAGTGTCCTGAGTGTGGCAGCAGAAGGTGCTAATGTGTGTCGTCATGGGAAACTATGTTGGCTTCAG GTGGCCACAAATAGCCGAGTTTACTTATTTGATATTTTCCTTCTGGGAAGTCGTGCTTTCAACAATGGACTTCAGATGGTATTAGAAGACAAGAGAATTTTGAAG GTTATCCACGATTGTCGTTGGCTTTCTGATTGCCTCTCTCATCAGTATGGAATTTTGCTGAATAATGTCTTTGACACACAG GTAGCAGATGTCCTTCAATTTTCCATGGAAACAGGTGGCTTTCTTCCAAACTGCATCAGTTCTTTACAGGAGAGTTTAATCAGACACCTTAAGGTAGCCCCTAAATATCTCTCCTttctggaagaaagacagaaattgATTCAG GAAAATCCAGAAGTGTGGTTCACACGACCTCTTTCACCCTCCTTACTGAAAATTTTGGCCTTGGAAGCTACCTACCTACTACCCCTTCGTTTGGTACTCCTGGATGAGATGATGTCTGACCTAACCACCCTTGTGGATGGGTACCTGAACACTTACCGAGAAGGGTCTGCAGACCGCCTGGGGGGCACAGAG CCTACATGTATGGAGCTTCCAGAAGAACTGCTTCAACTCAAGGACTTCCAGAAGCAGCGCAGAGAGAGAGCTGCAAGAGAATATAGGGTGAATGCACAGGGACTCCTAATAAGGACAGGGATATGTCCAAAGAAATCAATGACAGAGACAGTGGGGAAAGAGGGGAAAGGGGGGGTTTCGTTGCTTTGTAAGAACTCTACACCAGATAAAACTCCAGGTTTTACATCTCATCAGGATAGGAATTTGCTgatagaaaaatctaaaaataaacaaactctgaCAGAATCTCAACATCAACCTCCCATGAAGGAAGAAACCAGTGAGGATGGTGTCAACAAACTCATTTGCCCTGAGCCAGAGGGGCTAGAGGACCAGGGGAGAATAATTCAAAAAGAACACGGTAAGATACCCAAACAGGAATTTCAGACAAGTTTATCTTTGAAAGAGGAGATAGAACAGTTACTGATGCTAGAAAACAAGGATGACCTAAAATGCACAAAACAAGATTTTTCAgtgtctccttcccttcctcaggAAACCAGAGTGTCTCCAAGTGACACCTTTCATCCTTTTAGAAAAGCTGTGCTTCCCACACTTCCTCCCTGTCCAGCCTTGGAGAAAACCGATTCTTGGATTAATTTCTCTCCAAATTTATCTTAG
- the EXD1 gene encoding piRNA biogenesis protein EXD1 isoform X3: MFPELELLDEVEQGAMREKASSVSLNTERTRMDKGEDLNICESLSPSSEPPTTSLLSDLKFSPSEDEEVTYTVIDQFQQKFGAAMLHIKKQSVLSVAAEGANVCRHGKLCWLQVATNSRVYLFDIFLLGSRAFNNGLQMVLEDKRILKVIHDCRWLSDCLSHQYGILLNNVFDTQVADVLQFSMETGGFLPNCISSLQESLIRHLKVAPKYLSFLEERQKLIQENPEVWFTRPLSPSLLKILALEATYLLPLRLVLLDEMMSDLTTLVDGYLNTYREGSADRLGGTEPTCMELPEELLQLKDFQKQRRERAAREYRVNAQGLLIRTGICPKKSMTETVGKEGKGGVSLLCKNSTPDKTPGFTSHQDRNLLIEKSKNKQTLTESQHQPPMKEETSEDGVNKLICPEPEGLEDQGRIIQKEHGKIPKQEFQTSLSLKEEIEQLLMLENKDDLKCTKQDFSVSPSLPQETRVSPSDTFHPFRKAVLPTLPPCPALEKTDSWINFSPNLS, translated from the exons ATGTTCCCTGAAT TGGAACTGCTGGACGAAGTGGAACAAGGTGCGATGAGAGAAAAGGCATCTTCTGTCAG TCTAAATACAGAAAGAACCAGGATGGATAAAGGTGAAGACCTGAACATATGtgagtctctttctccttcctctgagcCGCCAACCACCTCTCTGCTGAGTGACCTCAAGTTCAGCCCATCAG AGGACGAGGAGGTAACATACACAGTCATTGATCAGTTCCAGCAGAAGTTTGGTGCTGCA ATGCTCCACATTAAGAAGCAGAGTGTCCTGAGTGTGGCAGCAGAAGGTGCTAATGTGTGTCGTCATGGGAAACTATGTTGGCTTCAG GTGGCCACAAATAGCCGAGTTTACTTATTTGATATTTTCCTTCTGGGAAGTCGTGCTTTCAACAATGGACTTCAGATGGTATTAGAAGACAAGAGAATTTTGAAG GTTATCCACGATTGTCGTTGGCTTTCTGATTGCCTCTCTCATCAGTATGGAATTTTGCTGAATAATGTCTTTGACACACAG GTAGCAGATGTCCTTCAATTTTCCATGGAAACAGGTGGCTTTCTTCCAAACTGCATCAGTTCTTTACAGGAGAGTTTAATCAGACACCTTAAGGTAGCCCCTAAATATCTCTCCTttctggaagaaagacagaaattgATTCAG GAAAATCCAGAAGTGTGGTTCACACGACCTCTTTCACCCTCCTTACTGAAAATTTTGGCCTTGGAAGCTACCTACCTACTACCCCTTCGTTTGGTACTCCTGGATGAGATGATGTCTGACCTAACCACCCTTGTGGATGGGTACCTGAACACTTACCGAGAAGGGTCTGCAGACCGCCTGGGGGGCACAGAG CCTACATGTATGGAGCTTCCAGAAGAACTGCTTCAACTCAAGGACTTCCAGAAGCAGCGCAGAGAGAGAGCTGCAAGAGAATATAGGGTGAATGCACAGGGACTCCTAATAAGGACAGGGATATGTCCAAAGAAATCAATGACAGAGACAGTGGGGAAAGAGGGGAAAGGGGGGGTTTCGTTGCTTTGTAAGAACTCTACACCAGATAAAACTCCAGGTTTTACATCTCATCAGGATAGGAATTTGCTgatagaaaaatctaaaaataaacaaactctgaCAGAATCTCAACATCAACCTCCCATGAAGGAAGAAACCAGTGAGGATGGTGTCAACAAACTCATTTGCCCTGAGCCAGAGGGGCTAGAGGACCAGGGGAGAATAATTCAAAAAGAACACGGTAAGATACCCAAACAGGAATTTCAGACAAGTTTATCTTTGAAAGAGGAGATAGAACAGTTACTGATGCTAGAAAACAAGGATGACCTAAAATGCACAAAACAAGATTTTTCAgtgtctccttcccttcctcaggAAACCAGAGTGTCTCCAAGTGACACCTTTCATCCTTTTAGAAAAGCTGTGCTTCCCACACTTCCTCCCTGTCCAGCCTTGGAGAAAACCGATTCTTGGATTAATTTCTCTCCAAATTTATCTTAG
- the EXD1 gene encoding piRNA biogenesis protein EXD1 isoform X2: MDPSSDYHFLNQILWRRVKLTLVSGVFEGVLQHVDPNKIVVLKKVKNVETGRSVPGVKMFFGHEILNVELLDEVEQGAMREKASSVSLNTERTRMDKGEDLNICESLSPSSEPPTTSLLSDLKFSPSEDEEVTYTVIDQFQQKFGAAMLHIKKQSVLSVAAEGANVCRHGKLCWLQVATNSRVYLFDIFLLGSRAFNNGLQMVLEDKRILKVIHDCRWLSDCLSHQYGILLNNVFDTQENPEVWFTRPLSPSLLKILALEATYLLPLRLVLLDEMMSDLTTLVDGYLNTYREGSADRLGGTEPTCMELPEELLQLKDFQKQRRERAAREYRVNAQGLLIRTGICPKKSMTETVGKEGKGGVSLLCKNSTPDKTPGFTSHQDRNLLIEKSKNKQTLTESQHQPPMKEETSEDGVNKLICPEPEGLEDQGRIIQKEHGKIPKQEFQTSLSLKEEIEQLLMLENKDDLKCTKQDFSVSPSLPQETRVSPSDTFHPFRKAVLPTLPPCPALEKTDSWINFSPNLS; this comes from the exons ATGGATCCTAGCAGTGACTACCATTTCCTCAATCAGATTTTGTGGAGAAGGGTGAAACTCACTTTGGTTTCTGGCGTATTTGAGGGAGTTCTCCAGCATGTGGATCCTAACAAGATTGTTGTCCTGAAGAAAG TGAAGAATGTGGAGACTGGTCGAAGTGTTCCAGGAGTGAAGATGTTTTTTGGGCATGAGATTCTGAACG TGGAACTGCTGGACGAAGTGGAACAAGGTGCGATGAGAGAAAAGGCATCTTCTGTCAG TCTAAATACAGAAAGAACCAGGATGGATAAAGGTGAAGACCTGAACATATGtgagtctctttctccttcctctgagcCGCCAACCACCTCTCTGCTGAGTGACCTCAAGTTCAGCCCATCAG AGGACGAGGAGGTAACATACACAGTCATTGATCAGTTCCAGCAGAAGTTTGGTGCTGCA ATGCTCCACATTAAGAAGCAGAGTGTCCTGAGTGTGGCAGCAGAAGGTGCTAATGTGTGTCGTCATGGGAAACTATGTTGGCTTCAG GTGGCCACAAATAGCCGAGTTTACTTATTTGATATTTTCCTTCTGGGAAGTCGTGCTTTCAACAATGGACTTCAGATGGTATTAGAAGACAAGAGAATTTTGAAG GTTATCCACGATTGTCGTTGGCTTTCTGATTGCCTCTCTCATCAGTATGGAATTTTGCTGAATAATGTCTTTGACACACAG GAAAATCCAGAAGTGTGGTTCACACGACCTCTTTCACCCTCCTTACTGAAAATTTTGGCCTTGGAAGCTACCTACCTACTACCCCTTCGTTTGGTACTCCTGGATGAGATGATGTCTGACCTAACCACCCTTGTGGATGGGTACCTGAACACTTACCGAGAAGGGTCTGCAGACCGCCTGGGGGGCACAGAG CCTACATGTATGGAGCTTCCAGAAGAACTGCTTCAACTCAAGGACTTCCAGAAGCAGCGCAGAGAGAGAGCTGCAAGAGAATATAGGGTGAATGCACAGGGACTCCTAATAAGGACAGGGATATGTCCAAAGAAATCAATGACAGAGACAGTGGGGAAAGAGGGGAAAGGGGGGGTTTCGTTGCTTTGTAAGAACTCTACACCAGATAAAACTCCAGGTTTTACATCTCATCAGGATAGGAATTTGCTgatagaaaaatctaaaaataaacaaactctgaCAGAATCTCAACATCAACCTCCCATGAAGGAAGAAACCAGTGAGGATGGTGTCAACAAACTCATTTGCCCTGAGCCAGAGGGGCTAGAGGACCAGGGGAGAATAATTCAAAAAGAACACGGTAAGATACCCAAACAGGAATTTCAGACAAGTTTATCTTTGAAAGAGGAGATAGAACAGTTACTGATGCTAGAAAACAAGGATGACCTAAAATGCACAAAACAAGATTTTTCAgtgtctccttcccttcctcaggAAACCAGAGTGTCTCCAAGTGACACCTTTCATCCTTTTAGAAAAGCTGTGCTTCCCACACTTCCTCCCTGTCCAGCCTTGGAGAAAACCGATTCTTGGATTAATTTCTCTCCAAATTTATCTTAG